The Lewinellaceae bacterium genome has a segment encoding these proteins:
- a CDS encoding TonB-dependent receptor — MRDKYLLLLLILFGSLSLNAQIKVSGTITDANSNEPLFGATILEKNTINGTVTDFDGKFELTVSNKDAVLIFSYTGFSSEEILVGNQVIFDVVMENDIANLDEIVVVGYGTQKKSVVTGAITKVKSADLEDMPVTRIEDALKGRTSGVRVTSNSGQPGEGGTVRIRGTSSINNSEPLYVIDGVPVGGGIDFLNQGDIESIEVLKDAASASIYGARSAGGVILVTTKKGKKDVMEVNYSAYYGTQAPWKKLALLNATEYATLMNESSVASGGNILFANPQELGEGTDWQSAVFNESAPMQNHEISISAGSERSQYFTSFGYFDQAGIVSDAQSKYKRFTVRFNSTHKINDHITFGNTMAYSRIKSSGVATNTEYGSPLSRAVNIDPITPILETDPDVLNNDIFTNFAVVTNEDGVPYGISSYVTSEVVNPVAALSIQQGFGWSDKIVGNVYGEFTFIEGLKFRSSIGTDLAFWGGEGFTPVHYLNTTNRADLTSYSRDKNNGLYWIWENTLSYTKQIGDHNFSILAGTVAEKNKGEGNGGTIKDIPVDNINDASFGYPTSAETQTFWGYEYLGTLASYLGRVNYNYKNKYILSATMRVDGSSKFGANYKFGTFPSVSVGWVLTEEAFLSNNPMINFLKIRGSWGVNGNDQIGDFRYASTVGGGRNYTFGLDDVLTNGVSPNAIANPDLRWEQTTQTNIGFDAKIFKKVSVTFDIFEKKTTDMLLGIAVPGYVGNGGPIGNIATMSNKGVELEVGYGNNFNGVNFDISGNISYIKNEVTDLGADKEFLTGQTFSPQGLEITRTAVGFPIGFFYGYTTDGIFQNAAEVASYTNADGGMIQPDAKPGDFRFVDVNGNGEIDPEDRGMIGDPTPNWTYGMNLSVGWKGFDVVFFGQGVAGNEVFKATRRFDLQMANMTADALDRWTGEGTTDTYPRLVMNDPNKNFSRSSDFYVEDGAFFRIKTMQLGYSLPKLVTGKIGFGRIRVYVSGNNLLTFTKYSGFDPEIGGGSFGVDRGIYPQARFYLFGINATF; from the coding sequence ATGAGAGATAAATACCTATTACTTTTATTGATCTTATTCGGCTCTTTATCGCTGAACGCTCAGATAAAAGTCAGTGGAACAATCACCGATGCCAACAGCAATGAACCGTTGTTTGGCGCAACCATTTTGGAAAAAAATACCATAAATGGAACGGTTACGGATTTTGACGGAAAATTCGAATTGACGGTATCTAATAAGGATGCCGTTTTGATTTTTTCCTACACAGGATTTTCATCCGAAGAAATATTGGTGGGCAACCAGGTCATCTTTGATGTGGTGATGGAAAATGATATTGCCAATCTGGACGAAATCGTGGTGGTAGGATATGGTACACAAAAGAAAAGTGTGGTTACAGGGGCGATCACCAAGGTGAAATCGGCCGATCTTGAAGATATGCCTGTGACCCGCATTGAAGACGCACTGAAGGGGCGTACTTCAGGAGTACGGGTAACTTCCAACTCCGGTCAGCCGGGAGAAGGAGGAACGGTACGTATCCGCGGAACGAGTTCCATCAACAACAGCGAACCTCTTTATGTTATTGACGGAGTTCCCGTAGGGGGCGGTATTGATTTCCTCAACCAGGGAGACATCGAATCCATCGAGGTACTGAAAGATGCGGCTTCGGCTTCTATTTACGGCGCACGTTCTGCCGGGGGGGTAATCCTGGTGACTACCAAAAAAGGAAAAAAAGACGTGATGGAGGTCAATTATAGTGCTTACTACGGCACCCAGGCTCCATGGAAAAAACTGGCATTACTGAATGCAACGGAATACGCGACTTTGATGAACGAATCCTCCGTAGCGTCAGGAGGCAATATATTATTTGCAAATCCACAGGAACTGGGCGAAGGAACAGATTGGCAATCAGCCGTATTTAACGAAAGTGCGCCGATGCAAAATCACGAAATCAGCATCTCTGCCGGTAGTGAGCGGTCCCAGTATTTTACTTCTTTTGGATATTTCGACCAAGCGGGTATTGTGTCTGATGCACAATCCAAGTACAAGCGATTTACCGTACGATTCAATTCGACGCACAAGATAAACGATCACATCACTTTTGGCAACACCATGGCTTATTCCAGGATAAAATCATCAGGCGTGGCCACCAATACAGAGTACGGTTCTCCACTGAGCAGGGCGGTCAACATTGACCCGATCACCCCAATACTCGAAACCGATCCCGATGTTTTAAACAATGACATATTTACCAACTTTGCCGTGGTGACCAATGAGGATGGCGTTCCTTACGGTATCTCCAGCTATGTCACTTCCGAAGTTGTTAATCCTGTAGCGGCTCTTTCCATCCAACAGGGTTTTGGGTGGAGTGATAAAATCGTCGGGAATGTTTATGGAGAATTTACCTTTATCGAAGGATTGAAATTCCGGTCCAGCATTGGTACAGACCTTGCTTTCTGGGGTGGAGAAGGCTTTACTCCTGTCCACTATCTGAATACCACCAACAGGGCAGACCTCACCAGTTACAGCCGGGACAAAAACAACGGATTGTACTGGATTTGGGAAAATACCCTTTCTTATACCAAACAAATAGGAGACCATAACTTTAGCATTCTGGCCGGTACCGTGGCGGAAAAAAACAAAGGAGAAGGCAATGGCGGGACGATAAAAGATATTCCTGTGGATAATATCAATGATGCTTCCTTTGGATATCCCACTTCTGCCGAAACCCAGACTTTCTGGGGGTATGAATACCTTGGCACTTTGGCTTCCTACCTGGGAAGGGTGAACTACAATTACAAAAACAAATACATCCTTTCTGCTACCATGCGTGTGGATGGTTCTTCCAAGTTTGGGGCGAATTACAAATTCGGTACCTTCCCTTCTGTTTCTGTAGGTTGGGTGTTAACGGAAGAGGCTTTTCTTTCTAATAATCCAATGATCAATTTCCTCAAGATCCGCGGTTCTTGGGGTGTGAATGGTAACGACCAGATCGGTGATTTCCGTTATGCTTCCACCGTTGGGGGAGGACGTAATTATACTTTTGGCCTGGATGATGTGCTGACCAATGGGGTAAGTCCGAATGCGATCGCTAACCCGGATTTGCGCTGGGAACAAACAACCCAGACCAATATTGGTTTTGATGCCAAAATCTTCAAAAAAGTAAGTGTTACTTTTGATATTTTTGAAAAGAAAACGACGGATATGTTGTTGGGTATTGCCGTTCCCGGTTATGTCGGCAACGGTGGCCCTATCGGAAACATAGCGACCATGTCCAATAAAGGCGTGGAACTAGAAGTGGGTTACGGCAATAATTTCAACGGTGTTAATTTTGACATCTCCGGAAACATCTCCTACATTAAAAATGAGGTGACGGATCTCGGTGCAGACAAGGAATTTCTCACCGGACAGACTTTCAGCCCTCAGGGGTTGGAAATTACCCGTACCGCGGTAGGTTTCCCGATTGGATTCTTTTATGGTTACACCACCGACGGTATTTTTCAGAATGCTGCTGAGGTGGCATCTTATACCAATGCAGATGGTGGCATGATCCAGCCGGATGCCAAACCCGGTGATTTCCGTTTTGTGGATGTCAATGGTAATGGCGAAATTGATCCTGAAGACCGGGGCATGATTGGTGACCCGACACCCAACTGGACTTATGGTATGAATTTATCAGTGGGCTGGAAAGGATTTGATGTTGTATTTTTCGGACAAGGTGTAGCTGGCAATGAAGTATTCAAAGCCACGCGTCGTTTCGATTTGCAAATGGCCAATATGACCGCTGATGCCCTGGATCGCTGGACAGGAGAAGGAACCACCGACACCTATCCTCGCCTGGTGATGAATGATCCTAATAAAAACTTCAGCCGCAGTTCTGATTTTTATGTGGAAGATGGAGCATTTTTCCGTATCAAAACCATGCAATTAGGGTATTCGTTGCCGAAACTGGTCACGGGTAAAATTGGTTTTGGGAGGATCCGTGTTTATGTATCCGGTAATAACCTGCTTACTTTCACCAAATACAGCGGTTTCGACCCTGAAATTGGTGGGGGAAGTTTTGGCGTGGATCGCGGTATTTATCCTCAGGCACGTTTTTACCTGTTTGGGATCAACGCAACATTTTAG
- a CDS encoding T9SS type A sorting domain-containing protein has product MKKFLLFTLCFFFGFTMLSAQVVVLDFETAATSTTFQYFGSSLEPNLTEVIANPDASGINTSAMVSNFMKPVDGQTWAGAYSNPNPSIPINLGTATEICMKVWFANPGNVALKLEAGGNPPNWIQQQEVTETNTWTELCFDVTANSFEDPMTPAAGNIYTTLTMFFDFNIVETVDQTFYFDDVIIVGGSSDPVDVTLSVDMNNYAGSFTTVYMSGTFNDWSADSNPMSDGDGDGVWTGTINVAPGTYEYKFQLDQWAAQEEFNGTELCTVTDPSGQFTNRKLAVATEQVLPTVCFNSCYACGEAVSITINLGQGAFPPAEDGFFIAGGGNFGVPGDFPLSDGDGDGVWTLTIERPLGFSSDFTFTNGACLDWSCKENVAGQDCAVPPYNDRHMGPIMQDTIINTCFASCTSTTDCSDPNAGTITFEVNMNNYSTAFTTVFISGTFNGWSADANALTDDDGDGIWTIDLPLGSGGHEYKFQVDGWTDQEFFTEGDPCTVTNDGFTNRFIEVAGDATVCFFWATCDACTVGTNDLEVDNTLFSVQPTVVQNETKLVFGESFTAAKTVSIFNAIGQAVETLDIVSGVNHYTLEVNNLEDGLYFINVQTEGKQQTQRIIVNRR; this is encoded by the coding sequence ATGAAAAAATTTTTACTTTTTACTTTGTGCTTCTTTTTTGGTTTCACCATGCTTTCAGCTCAGGTCGTCGTACTTGACTTTGAAACTGCTGCAACTTCTACCACTTTCCAGTATTTTGGAAGTTCTTTGGAACCCAACCTGACAGAGGTCATCGCCAACCCTGACGCTTCAGGAATTAACACCAGTGCGATGGTGTCTAATTTTATGAAACCAGTCGATGGACAGACATGGGCCGGGGCTTATTCCAATCCAAACCCTTCCATTCCGATCAATCTGGGAACCGCAACTGAAATTTGTATGAAAGTCTGGTTCGCCAATCCTGGAAATGTAGCCTTGAAACTTGAAGCTGGCGGCAATCCGCCGAACTGGATCCAGCAACAAGAAGTTACGGAAACAAACACCTGGACAGAACTGTGTTTTGATGTAACGGCCAATTCTTTTGAAGATCCTATGACTCCGGCTGCCGGAAACATTTACACTACCCTGACGATGTTCTTCGATTTTAATATCGTAGAAACTGTAGATCAGACCTTTTATTTCGATGATGTGATCATCGTTGGAGGTAGCTCTGATCCTGTTGACGTTACTTTGTCTGTGGACATGAACAATTATGCCGGAAGTTTTACCACTGTTTATATGAGTGGTACTTTCAACGACTGGTCTGCTGATTCCAACCCAATGTCAGATGGTGATGGAGACGGTGTTTGGACAGGTACCATCAACGTTGCTCCGGGTACTTATGAGTATAAGTTCCAATTGGATCAATGGGCAGCACAGGAAGAATTCAACGGCACCGAATTGTGTACCGTTACCGACCCTAGCGGACAGTTTACCAACAGGAAATTAGCGGTAGCTACCGAACAGGTACTTCCGACGGTATGTTTCAACAGCTGTTATGCCTGTGGGGAGGCCGTATCCATTACCATTAATCTAGGCCAAGGGGCTTTCCCGCCTGCTGAAGATGGTTTCTTCATCGCCGGTGGTGGCAATTTTGGAGTCCCTGGAGATTTTCCTCTTTCTGATGGTGATGGCGATGGTGTGTGGACCCTTACCATAGAACGTCCTTTGGGATTCTCAAGTGATTTTACCTTTACTAACGGAGCCTGCCTTGACTGGTCCTGTAAAGAAAATGTTGCAGGACAGGATTGTGCCGTTCCTCCATATAACGACCGCCACATGGGTCCTATCATGCAGGATACCATCATTAATACCTGTTTTGCGTCTTGTACCTCTACTACTGATTGTTCCGATCCTAATGCCGGTACCATCACTTTTGAAGTCAATATGAACAATTATTCAACAGCCTTCACTACTGTTTTTATTTCCGGTACCTTTAACGGATGGTCAGCTGACGCCAATGCATTGACTGACGATGACGGTGATGGCATTTGGACAATAGATCTGCCGTTGGGTTCAGGAGGCCACGAGTATAAATTCCAGGTGGATGGATGGACTGACCAGGAATTTTTCACTGAGGGAGACCCTTGCACGGTAACTAACGACGGATTCACCAACAGATTCATTGAAGTGGCCGGTGATGCCACGGTTTGTTTCTTCTGGGCTACATGTGATGCCTGTACCGTGGGTACAAATGATCTGGAAGTGGACAATACACTCTTTAGTGTGCAGCCTACCGTCGTTCAAAACGAAACCAAACTGGTATTTGGGGAGTCATTTACGGCGGCTAAAACCGTGAGCATATTCAATGCCATCGGACAGGCAGTGGAAACGCTTGATATTGTTTCAGGAGTAAACCACTATACGCTCGAGGTCAACAACCTTGAAGATGGTCTTTACTTCATCAATGTACAGACTGAAGGCAAGCAACAAACACAACGGATAATAGTAAATCGTAGATAA
- a CDS encoding two component regulator propeller domain protein, with the protein MHFDHLTIKEGLSHNTVYALWQDHNGYIWIGTQNGLNKYDGYSFEIYRSNGDQEDENGFVGKIISSLFEDSEGNLWVGTKKQGINILRKGTDRFRNLQSDPAFSILNGSDISSFFEDKAGNIWVTTVGAGILKYNPKTLTSIQFTVEQHDLGSNLVFDVVEDPNGTIWAITAQAGINYLPPGEDRFRVSNVDLPNTPNMEGYRKILFLDGDYLWVGTEGTGLYRMEWASMRYRHFEQGAGDHEISSNAVRGICKGEDGRLYLATDGGGLNIYDPGTDLFEKFNYKIGESTALNSNALFCFLQDNTGNLWIGTYNGGLNIYKANKTRFELFSPGARRGDELEHRSVLSVYQTRNGKVWVGTDGGGLSSVNEENNQFTFTSWKHDPRNTDSPGGNIVKTIFEDSRGNLWMGTFAAGMSMFDPQSLTFKHFTHDYNLNSLSGDNVWSIAERKDGKLWIGTIGEGISVLDTDTGHFSYFDHDSNDPHSLAESNVMQVFIDRDNQVWVGTVDFGLDFYEETTGHFKHYRFDPEDPFSLSNDEIRALFQDSRGDLWIGTEGGGLNRWLGDGRFESITRKEGLLSNNVMGITEDKHGNLWVTFFEGISLINPATKDIRNFHFHGGENNNQFNQMAILTAQDGRLFFGGINGLNTIRPEQVKGNNIPPAIIFTRFKIFNNNIPVGEMPDGRVILDRSIEETEKVRLRYLDKSFSIDFSAIDFTDPQEIKFSYKMEGFDKDWQETAAGQNSVTYTNLDPGNFTFMVRYKGSEAQLQIFIKPPFWQTLWFKILGTLIFFSLVFSGGYFIIKRREETHKQQLLEAESQILQLRNDKLAAEVNAKNSKLMFSAAQMAHKNEILTNVKQELQESQKENNRKIPLLVRMLDQELRSEDYWEEFNLYFNQVDRSFVQNLIEQHPSLTQNDIRLCTLLRINLSTKEIASLLNVSTRAVEQSRYRLKKRLDLGNDDDLLKYISGFNGKN; encoded by the coding sequence ATGCACTTTGATCACCTCACGATCAAGGAAGGCCTTTCCCATAATACTGTTTATGCTTTATGGCAGGATCACAATGGTTATATTTGGATAGGTACTCAAAACGGACTCAATAAATACGATGGCTATTCCTTTGAAATTTACCGGTCCAACGGGGACCAGGAGGATGAAAATGGTTTTGTAGGAAAGATCATCTCTTCTCTTTTTGAGGATAGCGAGGGGAACCTCTGGGTGGGAACCAAAAAACAAGGGATCAATATTCTCAGGAAGGGAACCGACCGATTCCGCAATTTACAATCAGACCCCGCTTTTTCAATATTGAACGGGTCTGACATTTCTTCTTTTTTCGAGGATAAGGCCGGAAACATCTGGGTGACTACCGTTGGGGCAGGCATTTTAAAATACAATCCCAAAACGCTTACTTCCATTCAGTTTACGGTGGAGCAGCATGATCTTGGCAGCAATTTGGTTTTTGACGTCGTGGAGGACCCCAATGGAACGATCTGGGCGATTACAGCACAGGCTGGGATAAATTATCTGCCGCCAGGAGAGGATCGTTTTCGCGTAAGCAATGTGGATCTGCCGAATACCCCCAATATGGAGGGGTACCGGAAAATTTTGTTCCTCGACGGGGATTACCTGTGGGTAGGAACCGAAGGGACAGGATTGTACCGGATGGAATGGGCCAGTATGCGTTATCGGCATTTCGAACAGGGAGCGGGCGATCATGAGATCAGTTCCAATGCAGTCCGCGGCATTTGCAAGGGAGAAGACGGGCGGCTGTACCTGGCCACTGATGGGGGAGGATTAAACATCTATGACCCCGGCACCGACCTGTTTGAGAAATTCAATTATAAAATTGGCGAGTCTACAGCCCTCAACAGCAATGCCCTGTTTTGTTTTTTACAGGACAATACGGGCAATTTATGGATAGGAACCTATAACGGCGGGTTAAATATTTATAAAGCCAACAAAACAAGATTTGAACTCTTTTCCCCGGGGGCAAGGCGTGGCGATGAGTTGGAACATCGGTCGGTTTTATCGGTATATCAAACCCGAAACGGAAAAGTTTGGGTCGGAACGGATGGTGGAGGACTGAGCAGTGTAAATGAGGAAAATAACCAATTTACGTTTACTTCCTGGAAGCACGATCCCCGGAATACTGATTCTCCGGGAGGGAACATCGTTAAGACCATTTTTGAAGACAGCCGGGGGAACTTATGGATGGGGACCTTCGCTGCCGGTATGAGTATGTTTGATCCGCAGTCGCTTACTTTTAAACACTTTACACACGATTATAATCTCAATTCTCTCAGCGGTGACAACGTCTGGTCTATTGCAGAGCGTAAAGACGGAAAATTATGGATCGGCACGATTGGAGAGGGCATTTCTGTTCTGGATACGGATACCGGGCATTTTTCCTATTTTGACCATGACTCCAATGACCCCCATTCCCTGGCAGAATCAAATGTAATGCAGGTTTTTATTGATCGGGATAACCAGGTTTGGGTAGGAACGGTGGATTTTGGGCTTGATTTTTATGAAGAAACTACGGGCCATTTTAAACACTACCGGTTTGACCCGGAGGATCCATTTTCACTCAGTAATGACGAGATCCGCGCCCTGTTTCAGGACAGCAGGGGAGACCTCTGGATCGGAACGGAAGGCGGCGGACTGAATCGCTGGCTGGGAGACGGCCGTTTTGAAAGTATTACCCGGAAGGAAGGACTACTGTCCAATAATGTCATGGGCATCACAGAAGATAAACATGGGAACCTCTGGGTCACTTTCTTTGAAGGCATCAGCCTGATCAACCCCGCCACCAAAGATATCCGAAATTTTCATTTCCACGGGGGAGAAAATAACAACCAATTCAATCAAATGGCCATCCTTACCGCACAAGATGGCCGCCTATTCTTTGGAGGCATCAACGGGTTGAATACCATTCGGCCTGAACAGGTAAAAGGAAATAATATCCCCCCCGCGATCATTTTTACCAGGTTTAAAATTTTCAACAATAATATTCCTGTAGGGGAAATGCCTGATGGCAGAGTCATTTTAGACCGTTCCATTGAAGAGACGGAAAAAGTGAGGTTGCGTTATCTGGATAAATCTTTCTCCATTGATTTTTCCGCCATCGATTTTACTGATCCGCAGGAAATTAAGTTTTCTTATAAAATGGAAGGTTTCGATAAGGATTGGCAGGAAACGGCTGCCGGTCAGAACAGCGTAACCTATACCAACCTGGATCCCGGGAATTTTACCTTTATGGTCCGCTATAAAGGATCGGAAGCTCAATTGCAGATTTTTATCAAACCTCCCTTCTGGCAAACTTTGTGGTTTAAAATACTGGGTACATTGATATTCTTCAGCCTGGTTTTCTCCGGAGGTTATTTTATCATTAAACGCAGAGAGGAAACACACAAGCAGCAATTGCTGGAAGCTGAAAGTCAGATATTACAATTGCGTAATGATAAGCTGGCGGCAGAAGTCAACGCCAAGAACTCCAAGCTGATGTTTTCCGCTGCCCAAATGGCCCATAAGAATGAGATCCTGACCAACGTAAAGCAGGAACTCCAGGAATCACAAAAGGAGAACAATCGCAAAATTCCCCTCCTGGTACGCATGCTGGATCAGGAACTGAGGAGTGAGGATTACTGGGAGGAATTTAACTTGTATTTCAACCAGGTGGACCGGAGTTTTGTGCAAAATCTGATCGAACAACACCCTAGCCTTACCCAAAATGATATTCGTTTGTGTACCCTGTTGCGCATCAATCTAAGTACTAAAGAGATTGCTTCTCTTTTGAATGTTTCCACCCGGGCGGTCGAACAAAGCCGCTATCGGCTGAAAAAGAGACTGGACCTCGGAAACGATGATGATCTCTTGAAATATATTTCGGGATTCAACGGAAAAAATTAA
- a CDS encoding tyrosine-type recombinase/integrase, with product MGPKWKFVTTHTARRSAATNLALQNVNIKIIADLGGWTDIRTLRSYLRASGLDSALVAGIWIFLGDSSVFLILFAARASQNVRIRIYRI from the coding sequence GTGGGGCCTAAGTGGAAGTTTGTGACTACGCATACGGCGAGGCGTAGCGCTGCCACTAATCTGGCTTTGCAGAATGTGAATATTAAGATTATTGCGGATCTTGGGGGATGGACGGATATTCGGACGTTGAGGAGTTATTTGCGGGCTTCGGGCTTGGATTCGGCGTTGGTGGCGGGGATTTGGATTTTTTTAGGTGATTCCTCTGTTTTTCTAATCCTTTTCGCAGCTCGTGCCTCGCAAAATGTCAGGATCAGGATTTATAGGATTTGA
- the cas2 gene encoding CRISPR-associated endonuclease Cas2, with amino-acid sequence MPRKKRPKLTFKAKLIRIKNAGIKTATPVQKTTDETDDLPDLNERIKRVLQIFDQHEQKKDTMLYFVMYDIENDKVRNHIAKFLIRKGCTRVQKSIYLADTQRQVYAEIHKTLKEVQEVYDNHDSIFLVPVSSDDLRAMKIIGENIDLDLITGNKNTLFF; translated from the coding sequence ATGCCCAGGAAAAAGCGTCCAAAACTGACTTTCAAAGCAAAACTGATCCGGATCAAAAATGCGGGAATAAAAACGGCAACCCCTGTACAAAAAACAACCGATGAAACGGATGATCTTCCCGATTTAAATGAACGAATAAAACGGGTACTGCAGATTTTTGATCAACACGAACAAAAAAAGGATACAATGTTATACTTTGTCATGTACGATATCGAAAACGATAAAGTCAGGAACCACATCGCCAAATTCCTGATTCGAAAAGGCTGTACCAGGGTGCAAAAATCCATTTACCTGGCCGATACCCAAAGACAGGTTTATGCCGAAATACATAAAACCTTAAAGGAAGTCCAGGAGGTTTATGACAACCATGACAGCATATTCCTGGTGCCCGTGTCTTCTGATGACCTCAGGGCCATGAAAATTATAGGCGAGAATATAGACCTGGACCTGATCACAGGCAACAAAAACACCCTTTTCTTTTGA